DNA from Roseimicrobium sp. ORNL1:
CAGCAGGGATACATTTCCCCCCAAGCCCAGATTCGCCATGCGCCGCAACCTCCACTGCACCGCCTCCCCCCGGCCACCCACAATGATCACTGGCAGATCAGACCATGAGGGCTGCTGATGGAGCACCTCGAGAAAGGCCGGAACAGTCATGGACCCCAAAGCCTCCTCCGCTAGAACGACGGCGGAGCACCCTTGGGAAATCTGCACCCCTACCTCCATCACGGAGTTGCATATCGTCACGTTGTGTCCCACACCTGAGAGGATCTTCGCCGCAGTGCGACCATCGCTACCCGTGGGGGCGCACAGGAGAATGCGGCGCTCCACTTCAGGATAGTCATCCAGCACCGCATCCGCATCCCGGCTTACAGTTGAACTTGGCGCCTGACCATCGTGGCCGGGGAGTGTGATCATAGATCGTGCTTCATCAGGGTGGGAGGACTGGTATGACCATTACCATGTCCGTTGCCACCTGTCTGGGGTGAAAAAACATTGGGGATACCTGTAAGCACCCCTTGCATGCGGGAGAGGGGCTCCCCCACCACGATGCCGCCAGCTCCCACCGTGATCTCGCGGATGGTGCGCTCGTGATTGCCACTGCGCTTCTTGATCACGGAGATGGCCTGCTTCACCGCGCCCAGCTCCTCGAAGTAACGGAGCAGCACCACGGTGTCCGCCAGATAGGTGAGATCCACGGCAGTTTTCATCGGGCCTACCATCCCCTGTTGGGCCAGCACCATGATGGTGACTATGCCCAACTGGTTCAGGTACGTCAGCATCTCATGCAGTTGGAGATTGAGAAAGCGCTCCTGCGACATGGCATTGAGATAGCCATTGATGCTGTCCAGCACCAGCACGCGGATGTCTTCCTTCTCCACGGCATGCCGGATCAGGCTGGCCAGCTCCCCCGGCACGATCTCCGCAGGATTCACCTGCAGGAATCGGATCATGCCTGAATCGATATGCGGCTGGAGATCCATGCCGAGCTGGCTGGCACGATTCATCAAGGTACCAAGGGTTTCATCCAGGATAAAGCCCAGGCTCTTCTCCCCGCGCTCCGCGGCTGCCAGCATGAACTTCAGGGCCAGAGTGGATTTCCCCGTACCAGGCGGCCCCATGAACATGTTGCTGGTGCCACGGTCCAGGCCACCGCCGAACAAGGCATCCAGCTCCTTGATTCCGCTCGCCACCGCCTCCCGGTCGAATGGTTGGTGATGCTCAGAAGCCACCAGCCGGGGGAAGACTTCCATGCCTCCGGTATTCAACTGAAAGTCATGATTCCCCTCCCGGTACTTGGAGCCACGAATCTTCTGCACATTCAAGCAGCGACGGGCCACCCCGTACTCTGGGGAAGTGCGATAGAGGTGGATCACCCCGTGGGCGATGCTTTCGATGTGCAGATCATGCCGATCCTCCGTCCGGTCATCCAGAAACACCACGGTGGTCTTCCTCCCCTGGAAGGTCTGCTTCAGTTCCAGGATCTGTCTCCGGTAGCGCAGGGCCGTTTCAGCGAGCATGCGCATCTCCGAGAGCGAATCAAAGACCATGCGGACGGGATTGACCCGATCCATCTCGGCAAGGATCCGGGCAGTCATCCGGTTGAGCTCCACTTCTGACGGGTGGAAAAAGGTGTTCGCTCCCGCAGGATCGGCTTGCTCCCGGATCGCGGAGAGATCCAGCACGTTAAGTCCGGAGAGGTCCCAGCCATGCGAGGCAGCCACCGCTTCGAGTTCCTCGCGCGTTTCCGAAAGCGTGATGTACAGACCGGTCTCACCGCATCGCACGCCTTCCAGCAAGTATTGAAGCCCCAGAGTCGTCTTCCCCACGCCGGGGTCCCCCTGCACCAGATAAACGCGGTTCGCCGGGAGGCCACCATTGAGGATATCGTCAAGCCCCGCCACACCCGTGGCGCTGCGTTGTAAAGATGCGCCAGACGCTTGGGGAGCTGCGGTGGGAGTCACTGATTTCGCAGTCATGGCTACTGAGGGTGTCTTGTTGGATGGGCTCAATTTGAATCACTAAGAAGTTGTTGGTGCAGCGGATGGTAAGCTCGCTCTACCTATGAAACGGGGAGTGAAGGAATCGCGGCCTCATGGACACGGATTTTTTCGATTCGGAATGGCCGGACGGGGTTTGGTTGGATGTATGCACCCGGAATTTTTCGTCAGGCGCGGCCTGGATGGCATGGACAAGTAGCAAATGGTTGCTTGAGCCGCCCACCCCTGCGACCTACATGCGCCCGCACATTCGTATCCTTCCACCACCCACCGCATGCGCATCCCTCCCTTTCTCGCCGCCCTGGCTGCCGGTTTCGTACTGGTCTTCGCCTATCCCGGGTGGAATCTCAGCTGGATCGTGTGGCTGTGGATGCTGCCGCTGCTCTACGCGCTGTGGGGGTGGGACAATAAGGCTTCTGACTCGATCAAAGCAGAGGCCTCAACTCCTGCCCCAGATCAAAAATCAAAAATCAAAAATCAAAAATCGCGCAGCCCCGCCTGGCGTGGATTCCGCCTCGCTTACCTGGCCGGGCTCGCCTTTTTCATCCCGAACCTGAACTGGGTGCGCCACTCCTCCCGTGTCATCAGCGGCGCGAGTGACAACACGTGGATCGGCTGGGGACCGGAACTCATGGGCATCGGCGCGGTGGTGGGACTCTCCCTCTACATCTCCCTCTACTGGGGCATCTGGGGTGCCTTTGCTGCTACCATTGGGAGGCCACGCATCAGCCCGGAGGGAAACACGACTTCGGGTGACACGGGCAAGCTCTTCAGCGTGTCGTTCGAATCACTGCGCTCCGCATTCCTCTGCGCAGCCGCGTGGGTGGCCTGCGAGTGGCTGCGCGGGATCGTCTTCACCGGCTTCGGCTGGAATGGACTCGGGGTGGCCCTCTGGAAGATGAAGATCCTGATCCAGGGTGCGGAGTTTGTGGGGGTGACGGGGCTGTCCTTCCTGCCTGTATTCGTGGCCTGCATCCTGTGGAATACCATCCTGCGCTTCCGCCAGGAGGTGCGCACCTCCCGCGTGCGGCCACATGCGGACTTCTTCTGCGCCGTCGCGCTCATGCTGCTGAATGCGGGCTACGGCGCGCGGATGCTCATGGACCAGAAGCCGGCGTCCTCTCCCGAGGTCGTCCCGCTGCGGATCGCCCTCGTGCAGGGAAACATCGGCCAGCAGGAGAAATGGGATGGCCGGCGGCACATGGAGGTCAGCGAGAATATTTACAACCTCTACGGCAAGCTCACCGTGCAGGCGGTGATGCAGAACCCGGACGAGAAGCCTCACCTGGTCATCTGGCCGGAGAGCGCCCTGCCCTTTCCATTTCACGATCCAAACCACGTCGATTTCCTGAACGACATCCTCGGCATCTCCGACTTCTCGCTGCTGACGGGGGCGGACATCTTGATTCCCATGGAGCCCAATTACACGGGTGCTTCGCTCATGCGGGGGAACTTCAACAACCACCAACTGCATCGCAAGGTCCACCTCGTCCCCTTTGGCGAGTACCTGCCGCTGCGGAATTTCCCCGGCATGAACGCGCTCCTCGGTGACGTGATCATGGGTGACTTCGCCAGTGGTCCCTCCACCGAGCCACTGAAGCTGGAGGAGCCCGCCGGTGTGCAACTCATCCCGCTCATCTGCTTCGAGGACACGGTGGGCCGCCTCGCACGGAAGTTCGTGCGCGAGGCGCCACAGCTTCTCGTGAACATGACAAACGACGGTTGGTTCCTCCACAGCGAAGAAAATGAGCAGCACCTCTCCAACGCCATCTTCCGCAGCATCGAACTCCGACGTCCCATGGTCCGCGCCTGCAATACCGGCGTGACTTGCTTCATTGATGACAAAGGTCGCATCCCACCCGGCGCGATGATGTGGAATGAGAAGGACAGCTTCTTTTACAAGGGCGTGCTGAAGCAGACAGTGAACCTAGAGAAGAATCCACCCATGACCGTGTATGCGAGGTTTGGAGATGCGTTCTCCATCGGCATGCTGGGGATCATGGGCGTGGCGATTGGGGTGGCAGTGGTGAGGCGGAGGAAGAAATAAGTAGGGAGATACACACGAATGATCCAGACGCTGTGACGCGTAGCGTCCTTAGACTGCGCGCAGCCCTGCTGCCGCTTTCCAGAGTCCGCAGCCTGCTGCGGCGATGGTGGCATTCGCTTGCAGGGTGATGTGTCCAGAAGAGCTTGGCGACTTCGTCGCGGTGAAGCGTGCAGCAGGCTGCACTTTAGGAAAGCGGCAGCAGGGCTGCGCGCAGTCCAAGGCCTTCGGCACCAATTCCACATCCCTATCCTAACGTTCACCCCTCTTGCGAGACCATTCGGCACGTCCTTGGGCTGGTGCACCTATTGCGCGCTATTCCTTTGAAGTCTCATCAAGAGCCGCCCTCTCTCCAAAAACCCTCCGCGTTTCTGTGTCTCCGTGTCTCTGTGTTGAATCCCATGCACACACCCACCGCCCTCACAGCACCGGCATAAACAGCCGCGCAAAACCATCACGCAACCGCAGGAGCAACCCTGCATTGCGCAGTTCTTCGCGTGTCACAGGCTGGCAATCCTCCAGGCTCTTCACGAAGATGGCGTTCAGTTGACGGGCGAGGATGTCATCGAAGCACGCGACATTGAACTCAAAGTTCAACCGCAAGCTGCGAGGATCCCAGTTGGTGCTGCCCACCAGGGACCACAGGCCATCGACGGTCATGAACTTGCTGTGATCGAAATGCCCGTCCGCTTCCAGGATATGCACGCCGCGCTCAAGCATCTGCGGGTACAGGGTGCGCCCGGCCCAGCGGACGAGGGGGATGTTGTTGTTCTTCGGCGTGATGATGGTCACATCCACCCCCCGCAAGGCCGCGGAGTTCAGTGCCCAGAGAATCGGCGCATCCGGTAGAAAGTAGGGCGTCATCACGCGAATCTCGCGCTTCGCGGCGCCGATGGCGGCAAAGATGACCTTCGGCATCAACTCGAAATCTTCATCCGGTCCATCCGGCACGCCGATGATGCCGACTTCACCGGCAGGCTCCAGTTCGGGGTACCAGATCTCCCCTTTCAGCACCTCCCCGCAGCAAAAGGCCCAGTCCTCTGCGAACACGCGTTGGAGCTGGCGCACAGCAGGCCCCTCCACCTGGAAGTGGAGATCGATGACGGGATGCTTCGGATTCTGCGAAAGCATGTTTCCATCCCGGATGTTCATGCCGCCGGTGAAACCGGTGACGCCATCCACCACCATGACCTTGCGGTGGTTGCGCATGTTCATGCTGAACACCCGGAAGAAAAAGTGGCTGTGCATGAAGCTCTGGGCATTGATGCCGCGCCGCTTCAACGTGTGAATGATGGGCGGCCAGGAGTACATGGTGCCCATGTTGTCCACCAGCACGCGCACCTCCACGCCACGGTTCTTCGCCTTCTCCAGTTCATTGACGAACTCCATCCCGACACCCTTGGCCTCAAAGATGTAGCTGCAGAGGCTGATGCTGCGCCGGGCATTCCGGATGGCGGTGACCATGGCGAACATCGCCTCCTCACTCCGCAGCGGGATCATGTGGTTTCCCACTGAGAAATTGTATCGCGAGAGTTTGCCGATGGCATCGGCGAGTTCCCCCAGCATCTTGAGTTCAGGCACTTCCTTTTCCGGGTTCACCGGGCAGGCCTCCAGCACCGCCTGGCGTTCCACATCCGTCATTGCGCGGTACTTCTGCCCACGCCGCTGGATGCGGTTGATGCCAAACATTGCGTAGAAGATGGCGCCCAACAGCGGCACGAAGGCAATGATCACCGCCCAGAACGCCGCAATGCGACCATCCCGCTGACGCAGCAATACATGGCTCACCGCAAAGCCCACGACACAAATATCGAGAATCAGCAGCAACCAGTGCCACACGGGGAAGACAGCCTTGTACAATTCAACGAACATGCAGATGGAGCGAGAATGGAGAAAGCGCGGCAATGATGTCCCACGATGACGAGGACGCAACGAGAGAAGGAATCGAGTCAGGGGTGATGGTGCATTCAGGGAACCACTAATAGACACTAACGGACACTAATTTAGGAGAAGGCTTCGTCGGACGGACCGCTAATGGGCGCTAATCTTCGCTAAAAGAATGAGGGCTATGGGTACGGTTCGCCATCGCAGGCTCCGACACATCACAGCACGTCTCCCATTCACCATCCATTAGCGAACATTAGCGCCTATTAGCGGTCCCCATTTCCGCACCACCCCTCGCCACCCCAATCCATCTCAGCGCCTACCCTTTGGCGCCCTTTGCGTTCTTTTACGGCCATTCTTCATCCCGCCATTCACCTTTCCCTCCCCCTCTACTGCTTCGCTGCTTTGCGTTTCAACTTTCCCGCCCTGAAATCCCTTTGCGCGTCACGTTCCCAGCGGTTAACGCTCCCACCCCCTTTGCTCGCTCCCCATGAACCGCATCGACCAACGTTTCGCTGACCTCCGCGCCTCTGGAAAGAAGGCCTTCGTGGCCTATATCTGTGCAGGAGATCCGAACCTGGACACCATGCGCGACATCGTGCTCACACTGGAAAAGTGCGGGGTGGACATCATCGAGCTGGGCCTGCCCTTCAGCGACCCGCTGGCGGACGGCATCGTGAACCAGATGGCCGCCGACCGCGCCCTGCGCGCCGGGGCCTCAACGCCGAAGGTCATCGCGGCCATCAAGAAGCTCCGCACGGAAACACAAATCCCGATCGTGCTCTTCACCTACCTGAATCCGGTGTACACCTACGGGTTCGAGGCCTTCCACCGCGACGCGGCCGCCGCCGGAGCGGATGGCGTCCTGATTCTGGACCTGCCGCCGGACGAGGCGTCTGAGAATGCCGAACTCGTGGGGGGCGAAGCGCTGAAGCGCATCCGCCTCATCGCGCCCACCACCCCGGCGGAGCGCATCCCCCTGCTCACCGCCCAGGCAGAGGGTTTCATTTATTACGTTTCCCGCGAGGGGGTGACCGGCGCGCAGACCTCGCTGGCGACCGGCATCGAGGCCCAGGTCGCCCGCATCAAGGCCACCACGGAAACGCCTGTGGCCGTGGGCTTTGGCATTTCCACCCCAGAGCAGGCCGGGGCCGTGGCCGGCATGGCGGACGGCGTCGTGGTGGGCAGCGCCATCGTAAAGCTCATTGAACAACACGGCTCCGACAA
Protein-coding regions in this window:
- a CDS encoding ATPase domain-containing protein → MTAKSVTPTAAPQASGASLQRSATGVAGLDDILNGGLPANRVYLVQGDPGVGKTTLGLQYLLEGVRCGETGLYITLSETREELEAVAASHGWDLSGLNVLDLSAIREQADPAGANTFFHPSEVELNRMTARILAEMDRVNPVRMVFDSLSEMRMLAETALRYRRQILELKQTFQGRKTTVVFLDDRTEDRHDLHIESIAHGVIHLYRTSPEYGVARRCLNVQKIRGSKYREGNHDFQLNTGGMEVFPRLVASEHHQPFDREAVASGIKELDALFGGGLDRGTSNMFMGPPGTGKSTLALKFMLAAAERGEKSLGFILDETLGTLMNRASQLGMDLQPHIDSGMIRFLQVNPAEIVPGELASLIRHAVEKEDIRVLVLDSINGYLNAMSQERFLNLQLHEMLTYLNQLGIVTIMVLAQQGMVGPMKTAVDLTYLADTVVLLRYFEELGAVKQAISVIKKRSGNHERTIREITVGAGGIVVGEPLSRMQGVLTGIPNVFSPQTGGNGHGNGHTSPPTLMKHDL
- the lnt gene encoding apolipoprotein N-acyltransferase, whose translation is MRIPPFLAALAAGFVLVFAYPGWNLSWIVWLWMLPLLYALWGWDNKASDSIKAEASTPAPDQKSKIKNQKSRSPAWRGFRLAYLAGLAFFIPNLNWVRHSSRVISGASDNTWIGWGPELMGIGAVVGLSLYISLYWGIWGAFAATIGRPRISPEGNTTSGDTGKLFSVSFESLRSAFLCAAAWVACEWLRGIVFTGFGWNGLGVALWKMKILIQGAEFVGVTGLSFLPVFVACILWNTILRFRQEVRTSRVRPHADFFCAVALMLLNAGYGARMLMDQKPASSPEVVPLRIALVQGNIGQQEKWDGRRHMEVSENIYNLYGKLTVQAVMQNPDEKPHLVIWPESALPFPFHDPNHVDFLNDILGISDFSLLTGADILIPMEPNYTGASLMRGNFNNHQLHRKVHLVPFGEYLPLRNFPGMNALLGDVIMGDFASGPSTEPLKLEEPAGVQLIPLICFEDTVGRLARKFVREAPQLLVNMTNDGWFLHSEENEQHLSNAIFRSIELRRPMVRACNTGVTCFIDDKGRIPPGAMMWNEKDSFFYKGVLKQTVNLEKNPPMTVYARFGDAFSIGMLGIMGVAIGVAVVRRRKK
- the cls gene encoding cardiolipin synthase, with the translated sequence MFVELYKAVFPVWHWLLLILDICVVGFAVSHVLLRQRDGRIAAFWAVIIAFVPLLGAIFYAMFGINRIQRRGQKYRAMTDVERQAVLEACPVNPEKEVPELKMLGELADAIGKLSRYNFSVGNHMIPLRSEEAMFAMVTAIRNARRSISLCSYIFEAKGVGMEFVNELEKAKNRGVEVRVLVDNMGTMYSWPPIIHTLKRRGINAQSFMHSHFFFRVFSMNMRNHRKVMVVDGVTGFTGGMNIRDGNMLSQNPKHPVIDLHFQVEGPAVRQLQRVFAEDWAFCCGEVLKGEIWYPELEPAGEVGIIGVPDGPDEDFELMPKVIFAAIGAAKREIRVMTPYFLPDAPILWALNSAALRGVDVTIITPKNNNIPLVRWAGRTLYPQMLERGVHILEADGHFDHSKFMTVDGLWSLVGSTNWDPRSLRLNFEFNVACFDDILARQLNAIFVKSLEDCQPVTREELRNAGLLLRLRDGFARLFMPVL
- the trpA gene encoding tryptophan synthase subunit alpha, with the protein product MNRIDQRFADLRASGKKAFVAYICAGDPNLDTMRDIVLTLEKCGVDIIELGLPFSDPLADGIVNQMAADRALRAGASTPKVIAAIKKLRTETQIPIVLFTYLNPVYTYGFEAFHRDAAAAGADGVLILDLPPDEASENAELVGGEALKRIRLIAPTTPAERIPLLTAQAEGFIYYVSREGVTGAQTSLATGIEAQVARIKATTETPVAVGFGISTPEQAGAVAGMADGVVVGSAIVKLIEQHGSDNALTDRLAAFVKPLVDAVKSV